A single region of the Streptomyces virginiae genome encodes:
- a CDS encoding hemolysin family protein has product MTEVLLLVVALVLCIVCGVFVAAEFSLTTVERSELERAVERGERGADSALAAVRTLTFQLSGAQLGITVTGLVIGMISKPSISALLQGPFEAMGLSAATASSAALILGTALSTVVLMVVGELVPKNWAISSPLAIAKRVATMQRVFSRAFRPLISHLNTTANHMVRRFGLEPAEALASARTPQELVALARHSAKAGALEKDTAELFVRTLNLADLTAENVMTPRVQVTALDVQTTAEDVANATLATGLSRFPVYRGSLDTVVGTVHVKDVLALPAAERRRRPVSQLLREPLFVPESLTVDRLLDRLSGKQTMAVVIDEYGGTAGVATLEDIVEEVVGEVRDEHDPHETPDLAPAGTDEAGNLLYSADGAARTDQLRLIGLRVPDGPYETLAGLIATELGRIPAVGDRMELNGWRLDVVDAAGRRASRVLLHAPAEPAEGTEEAR; this is encoded by the coding sequence ATGACCGAGGTGCTCCTGCTCGTCGTGGCACTGGTGCTCTGCATCGTCTGCGGGGTCTTCGTCGCCGCCGAGTTCTCGCTCACGACCGTCGAACGCAGCGAGCTCGAACGAGCCGTCGAGCGTGGCGAGCGTGGCGCGGACAGCGCCCTGGCCGCCGTCCGCACCCTGACGTTCCAGCTCTCCGGTGCCCAGCTCGGCATCACCGTCACCGGCCTGGTCATCGGCATGATCTCCAAGCCCTCGATCTCCGCCCTGCTCCAGGGCCCCTTCGAGGCCATGGGCCTGTCGGCCGCCACCGCCTCCTCCGCCGCGCTGATCCTCGGCACCGCGCTCTCGACCGTCGTCCTGATGGTCGTCGGCGAGCTGGTGCCCAAGAACTGGGCGATCTCCTCCCCGCTCGCGATCGCCAAGCGCGTGGCGACCATGCAGCGGGTCTTCAGCCGGGCGTTCCGGCCCCTGATCAGCCACCTCAACACCACCGCGAACCACATGGTGCGCCGCTTCGGCCTGGAGCCGGCCGAGGCACTGGCCTCCGCCCGCACGCCGCAGGAGCTGGTCGCCCTCGCGCGCCACTCGGCGAAGGCGGGCGCGCTGGAGAAGGACACCGCCGAGCTGTTCGTCCGCACGCTGAACCTCGCCGATCTGACCGCCGAGAACGTGATGACTCCGCGCGTCCAGGTCACCGCCCTCGACGTGCAGACCACGGCCGAGGACGTCGCGAACGCGACGCTGGCGACCGGCCTGTCCCGCTTCCCGGTGTACCGGGGCAGCCTCGACACCGTCGTCGGCACCGTCCACGTCAAGGACGTCCTGGCCCTGCCGGCCGCGGAGCGTCGCCGCCGCCCCGTGTCGCAGCTGCTGCGTGAGCCCCTGTTCGTACCGGAGTCGCTGACGGTGGACCGGCTGCTGGACCGACTGTCCGGCAAGCAGACGATGGCCGTGGTCATCGACGAGTACGGCGGCACGGCCGGCGTGGCCACGCTGGAGGACATCGTCGAGGAGGTCGTCGGCGAGGTCCGCGACGAGCACGACCCGCACGAGACCCCGGATCTGGCCCCGGCCGGTACGGACGAGGCCGGGAACCTGCTCTACTCCGCCGACGGCGCGGCGCGCACCGACCAGCTCCGGCTGATCGGACTGCGCGTGCCGGACGGCCCGTACGAGACCCTGGCGGGCCTGATAGCGACCGAGCTGGGCCGGATCCCGGCGGTCGGCGACCGGATGGAACTGAACGGCTGGCGCCTGGATGTGGTGGACGCCGCCGGGCGTCGGGCCTCGCGTGTGCTGCTGCACGCCCCGGCCGAACCCGCCGAGGGTACGGAGGAGGCCCGATGA
- a CDS encoding hemolysin family protein, producing the protein MTVIQLLIGLATLVVNAFFVGAEFALISVRRSQIEPYAEQGDRRGRAVLWGLEHVSALMAAAQLGITLCTLVLGVVAEPAIAHLLTPLFDLVGVPAGLTHAISFVVALTLATYLHMLFGEMVPKNVALAEPVRTALLLGPPLVTLTRALRPVIFTINAFANTLLRLLRVEVKDEVGATFTDDELARMVKDSSDAGLLDDRASERLHDALELGRRPVTDVVLPADRVVTAREGITPGGLELLSADSGYSRFPVIDAEHKILGYLHVKDVLDVDDEERDEPFPVSALRPIAQVRAETPLDDALTAMRRSRTHLAAVLGADGAMTGLVTMEDVLRELFGRPASM; encoded by the coding sequence ATGACCGTCATCCAGCTGCTGATCGGCCTGGCGACCTTGGTCGTCAACGCCTTCTTCGTCGGCGCGGAGTTCGCGCTGATCTCGGTCCGGCGCAGCCAGATCGAACCGTACGCCGAGCAGGGCGACCGGCGCGGCCGCGCCGTCCTGTGGGGCCTGGAGCACGTGTCGGCGCTGATGGCGGCGGCCCAGCTGGGCATCACGCTGTGCACCCTGGTGCTGGGTGTGGTGGCCGAGCCGGCCATCGCGCATCTGCTGACCCCGCTGTTCGACCTGGTCGGGGTACCGGCGGGCCTGACCCACGCGATCTCCTTCGTGGTGGCGCTGACGCTGGCGACGTACCTGCACATGCTGTTCGGCGAGATGGTGCCGAAGAACGTGGCGCTGGCCGAGCCCGTGCGGACCGCGCTGCTGCTGGGGCCGCCGCTGGTGACCCTCACGCGGGCGCTGCGGCCGGTGATCTTCACGATCAACGCCTTCGCCAACACCCTGCTGCGCCTGCTGCGGGTGGAGGTGAAGGACGAGGTCGGCGCGACCTTCACGGACGACGAGCTGGCCCGGATGGTCAAGGACTCCAGTGACGCGGGGCTCCTGGACGACCGGGCGAGCGAGCGCCTGCACGACGCCCTGGAACTGGGCCGGCGGCCGGTGACCGACGTGGTGCTGCCGGCGGACCGGGTGGTGACGGCACGCGAGGGCATCACCCCGGGCGGGCTGGAGCTCCTGTCGGCCGACTCCGGGTACTCCCGGTTCCCGGTGATCGACGCGGAGCACAAGATCCTGGGCTATCTGCACGTGAAGGACGTCCTGGACGTGGACGACGAGGAGCGGGACGAGCCGTTCCCGGTGTCGGCGCTGCGGCCGATCGCCCAGGTACGGGCGGAGACCCCGTTGGACGACGCCCTGACCGCGATGCGGCGCAGCCGTACGCACCTGGCGGCGGTGCTCGGGGCGGACGGCGCCATGACGGGCCTGGTGACGATGGAGGACGTACTGCGGGAGCTGTTCGGCAGGCCCGCCTCCATGTGA
- a CDS encoding SGNH/GDSL hydrolase family protein, whose translation MEMNASYTSFVAIGDSFTEGMSDLLPDGSYRGWADLLAARLAAREPGFRYANLAVRGKLIGQIAEDQVPVAAAMGADVVTLVGGLNDALRPKVDMGRVRDHLESAVELLAPSCKRLVLMRSPGRNGPVMERFRPRMEELFATIEELGAKHGAVVVDLYGASVLADPRMWDVDRLHLTAEGHLRVAEAVWQALGLPAEQDWRTELPTEAPPGWGVRRTQDLSFARQHLLPWIGRRLTGRSSGDGRPAKRPELLPYGDTAS comes from the coding sequence ATGGAGATGAATGCCTCTTACACCAGTTTTGTCGCGATCGGTGACTCCTTCACCGAGGGCATGTCCGACCTGCTTCCGGACGGCTCCTACCGCGGATGGGCGGATCTGCTGGCCGCCCGACTCGCCGCCCGGGAGCCGGGCTTCCGCTACGCGAACCTCGCGGTCCGCGGCAAGCTGATCGGCCAGATCGCCGAGGACCAGGTCCCCGTGGCGGCGGCGATGGGCGCCGACGTGGTGACCCTGGTGGGCGGGCTGAACGACGCCCTTCGCCCCAAGGTGGACATGGGTCGGGTCCGCGACCACCTGGAGTCGGCGGTGGAACTCCTGGCCCCGTCCTGCAAGCGCCTCGTCCTGATGCGCTCCCCGGGGCGCAACGGGCCGGTGATGGAACGCTTCCGCCCGCGCATGGAGGAGCTCTTCGCCACCATCGAGGAGCTCGGCGCCAAGCACGGCGCCGTGGTGGTCGACCTGTACGGGGCCTCCGTGCTCGCGGACCCCCGGATGTGGGACGTCGACCGGCTGCACCTGACCGCCGAGGGCCACCTCCGGGTCGCGGAGGCCGTGTGGCAGGCGCTGGGCCTGCCCGCCGAACAGGACTGGCGCACCGAACTGCCGACCGAGGCTCCCCCCGGCTGGGGCGTGCGCCGGACCCAGGACCTCAGCTTCGCCCGGCAGCATCTGCTCCCCTGGATCGGCCGCCGCCTGACGGGCCGCTCCTCCGGGGACGGCCGCCCGGCCAAGCGCCCCGAGCTGCTGCCGTACGGGGACACCGCCTCGTAG
- the purB gene encoding adenylosuccinate lyase gives MTAKPRIPNVLAGRYASAELAVLWSPEYKVTLERRLWLAVLRAQKDLGIEVPDEALADYERVLETVDLASIAEREKVTRHDVKARIEEFNALAGHEHVHKGMTSRDLTENVEQLQIRLSLELARDRTVAVLARLGKLAGEHAELVMAGRSHNVAAQATTLGKRFATAADELLVAYARLEDLLGRYPLRGIKGPVGTAQDMLDLLGGDAAKLADLEQRIAAHLGFAEAFTSVGQVYPRSLDYDVVTALVQLAAAPSSIAKTIRLMAGHELVTEGFKPGQVGSSAMPHKMNTRSCERVNGLMVILRGYASMTGELAGDQWNEGDVSCSVVRRVALPDAFFAFDGLLETFLTVLDEFGAFPAVVARELDRYLPFLATTKVLMGAVRAGVGREAAHEVIKEHAVASALAMREQGAERNELLDKLAADERMPLDRAQLDALMADKLSFTGAAGDQVAAVVSRIEAIAKQHPEAAGYAPGSIL, from the coding sequence GTGACTGCCAAGCCCCGCATCCCCAATGTCCTGGCCGGCCGCTACGCCTCCGCGGAGCTCGCCGTCCTGTGGTCCCCCGAGTACAAGGTGACGCTGGAGCGGCGGCTGTGGCTCGCCGTGCTGCGCGCCCAGAAGGACCTCGGTATCGAGGTCCCGGACGAGGCCCTCGCCGACTACGAGCGTGTCCTCGAGACCGTCGACCTCGCCTCCATCGCCGAGCGCGAGAAGGTCACCCGGCACGACGTGAAGGCCCGTATCGAGGAGTTCAACGCCCTCGCCGGTCACGAGCACGTCCACAAGGGCATGACCTCCCGCGACCTGACCGAGAACGTCGAGCAGCTGCAGATCCGGCTCTCGCTGGAGCTCGCCCGGGACCGCACGGTCGCCGTCCTCGCCCGCCTCGGCAAGCTGGCCGGCGAGCACGCCGAGCTGGTCATGGCCGGTCGCTCCCACAACGTGGCCGCGCAGGCCACCACGCTGGGCAAGCGCTTCGCCACCGCGGCAGACGAGCTGCTGGTGGCCTACGCCCGCCTCGAGGACCTGCTGGGCCGCTACCCGCTGCGCGGCATCAAGGGCCCCGTCGGCACCGCCCAGGACATGCTCGACCTGCTCGGTGGCGACGCCGCCAAGCTCGCCGACCTGGAGCAGCGGATCGCCGCCCACCTCGGCTTCGCCGAGGCCTTCACCTCGGTGGGCCAGGTCTACCCGCGCTCGCTCGACTACGACGTGGTCACCGCGCTGGTGCAGCTGGCCGCCGCGCCCTCGTCGATCGCCAAGACGATCCGCCTGATGGCCGGCCACGAGCTGGTGACCGAGGGCTTCAAGCCCGGCCAGGTCGGCTCCTCCGCGATGCCGCACAAGATGAACACCCGCTCCTGCGAGCGCGTGAACGGCCTGATGGTCATCCTGCGCGGCTACGCCTCGATGACCGGCGAGCTGGCCGGCGACCAGTGGAACGAGGGCGACGTCTCCTGCTCCGTGGTCCGCCGCGTGGCTCTGCCGGACGCCTTCTTCGCCTTCGACGGCCTGCTGGAGACCTTCCTGACGGTCCTCGACGAGTTCGGCGCCTTCCCGGCCGTCGTCGCCCGCGAGCTGGACCGCTACCTCCCCTTCCTCGCGACCACCAAGGTCTTGATGGGCGCGGTGCGGGCCGGTGTGGGCCGCGAGGCCGCCCACGAGGTCATCAAGGAGCACGCGGTGGCCTCCGCCCTGGCCATGCGCGAGCAGGGCGCCGAGCGCAACGAGCTGCTCGACAAGCTGGCCGCCGACGAGCGGATGCCGCTGGACCGGGCCCAGCTCGACGCCCTGATGGCCGACAAGCTGTCCTTCACGGGCGCCGCGGGCGACCAGGTCGCGGCGGTGGTCTCCCGTATCGAGGCGATCGCCAAGCAGCACCCGGAGGCCGCCGGGTACGCGCCGGGGTCGATCCTCTGA
- the mug gene encoding G/U mismatch-specific DNA glycosylase codes for MTPDELNAARDRVLPDVVAGGLRVLFCGINPGLLSAATGHHFARPGNRFWPVLHLSGFTPRRLAPAEQEELLTYRLGITNVVARATARADELSAEEFREGGRILTAKVELLRPQWLAVVGVTAYRTAFGDRKAQIGPQERTIGATRVWALPNPSGLNAHWTAESMAQEYARLRTAAEASEAGAD; via the coding sequence CTGACCCCCGACGAGCTGAACGCCGCCCGCGACCGCGTCCTCCCGGACGTGGTCGCGGGCGGTCTGCGTGTGCTCTTCTGCGGAATCAACCCCGGACTCCTCTCCGCCGCGACGGGCCACCACTTCGCCCGCCCCGGCAACCGCTTCTGGCCCGTCCTGCACCTCTCGGGCTTCACACCCCGCCGGCTGGCCCCCGCGGAACAGGAAGAGCTGCTGACCTACCGCCTCGGCATCACCAACGTCGTGGCCCGGGCCACGGCCCGCGCCGACGAACTGAGCGCCGAGGAGTTCCGCGAAGGGGGCCGCATCCTGACGGCCAAGGTGGAACTGCTGCGCCCCCAGTGGCTCGCGGTGGTCGGCGTCACGGCCTACCGCACCGCATTCGGCGACCGGAAGGCCCAGATCGGCCCCCAGGAGCGGACCATCGGCGCCACCCGCGTCTGGGCCCTCCCCAACCCGAGCGGTCTCAACGCCCACTGGACCGCCGAGTCCATGGCCCAGGAGTACGCCCGCCTCCGGACGGCCGCGGAAGCCTCCGAAGCCGGCGCCGACTAG
- a CDS encoding DUF6506 family protein, giving the protein MALTHWGFIYTADGSAAGGDVSVVDTGTCRSVFVGVEKPEEGIEAARRLVGEGVQLIELCGGFGPVWAGRVIEAINGAVPVGAVGYGPEAVDQVHAIFS; this is encoded by the coding sequence ATGGCGCTCACACACTGGGGGTTCATCTACACGGCGGACGGCAGCGCGGCAGGTGGCGATGTCAGCGTCGTGGACACGGGTACGTGCCGCAGTGTGTTCGTCGGGGTGGAGAAGCCCGAGGAGGGCATCGAGGCCGCGCGCCGCCTGGTGGGCGAGGGCGTGCAGTTGATTGAACTGTGCGGGGGATTCGGGCCGGTATGGGCCGGGCGTGTGATTGAGGCGATCAACGGCGCAGTCCCCGTGGGCGCGGTCGGCTACGGACCCGAAGCGGTCGATCAGGTGCACGCGATCTTCTCGTGA
- a CDS encoding ABC transporter permease, with amino-acid sequence MSTVLPTTAVLHSEWIKIRSLRGTFWSLISVLVATVGIQALTAAALGGTDEGGMGEDPLLAAFYGLNFGQIAAIAFGATAFSAEFHNGALRSSLTAVPDRTRFYLSKIAMLGALALVVGQFAGLATFTAGQAFMGERALALGDPGTVRAVVGCGLYLTLMTLFAAGLTAVLRSGVAVLSMLIPFVVMVSFVVGSAARGVGQFMPDRAGQAMMRSQSYGDLGPWAGLGVLALWAAIAVLGGWMAVRRRDA; translated from the coding sequence ATGAGCACCGTTCTGCCCACGACCGCCGTACTGCACTCGGAATGGATCAAGATCCGGTCCCTCCGGGGCACCTTCTGGTCCCTGATATCCGTCCTCGTCGCCACGGTGGGCATACAGGCCCTTACGGCCGCGGCACTGGGCGGGACCGACGAGGGCGGCATGGGGGAGGACCCGCTCCTCGCGGCCTTCTACGGGCTCAACTTCGGTCAGATAGCCGCCATCGCCTTCGGCGCGACCGCCTTCTCCGCCGAGTTCCACAACGGAGCCCTGCGCAGCAGCCTCACCGCGGTGCCCGACCGCACCCGCTTCTACCTGTCGAAGATCGCGATGCTCGGGGCGCTCGCCCTCGTCGTCGGCCAGTTCGCCGGACTGGCGACCTTCACGGCCGGCCAGGCGTTCATGGGAGAGCGCGCCCTCGCCCTGGGAGACCCGGGCACGGTGCGGGCTGTCGTCGGCTGCGGCCTCTACCTGACGCTGATGACGCTGTTCGCGGCCGGACTCACCGCGGTGCTACGCAGCGGCGTGGCCGTCCTGAGCATGCTCATACCCTTCGTCGTCATGGTGTCCTTCGTCGTCGGTTCGGCGGCGAGAGGGGTCGGGCAGTTCATGCCGGACCGGGCCGGACAGGCCATGATGCGCAGTCAGTCGTACGGTGACCTCGGCCCGTGGGCCGGTCTGGGAGTACTGGCGCTGTGGGCGGCGATCGCCGTGCTGGGAGGCTGGATGGCGGTGCGCCGCCGGGACGCGTGA
- a CDS encoding ABC transporter ATP-binding protein codes for MNSIEIRELTKRYGAHRAVDGLTFDVLPGRVTGFLGPNGAGKSTTMRLLLGLDRPTSGTATIGGLHYLDLPDPLHRVGALLDAQAAHGGRTARDHLRLLAAAGRISANRVDEVLEQTGIASVAERRIKSFSLGMRQRLGIAAALLGDPGVLLLDEPTNGLDPEGIIWIRELMRSLAAEGRTVLVSSHLMSETSALADHLVVLGNGRLLADTSMKEFIDARSTPRVRLRTSDPVRLRAALARDGFELASSAEGRWTVEGIQAERLGALAAREGVPLLELSDERASLEQAYLDLTADHAQFTATH; via the coding sequence ATGAACAGCATCGAGATCCGAGAACTCACCAAGCGATACGGCGCCCACCGTGCGGTGGACGGCCTCACCTTCGACGTCCTGCCAGGGCGGGTCACCGGCTTCCTGGGTCCCAACGGCGCGGGGAAGTCCACCACGATGCGCCTGCTCCTGGGTCTGGACCGGCCCACATCCGGCACGGCCACCATCGGCGGCCTGCACTACCTCGACCTGCCGGACCCGTTGCACCGGGTCGGCGCTCTCCTGGACGCCCAGGCGGCTCACGGCGGGCGGACCGCCCGTGACCACCTGCGCCTGCTCGCCGCGGCCGGCCGCATCTCCGCGAACCGGGTGGACGAGGTCCTGGAGCAGACCGGCATAGCTTCCGTCGCCGAGCGGCGGATCAAGTCCTTCTCGCTCGGCATGCGCCAGCGCCTCGGCATCGCCGCCGCGCTCCTGGGCGACCCCGGGGTGCTCCTGCTGGACGAGCCCACCAACGGCCTCGACCCCGAGGGCATCATCTGGATCCGCGAGCTGATGCGCTCCCTCGCCGCCGAAGGACGCACCGTCCTGGTCTCCAGCCACCTGATGTCGGAGACCTCGGCGCTGGCCGACCACCTGGTCGTGCTCGGCAACGGCAGGCTGCTGGCCGACACCTCGATGAAGGAGTTCATCGACGCCCGCAGCACCCCCAGGGTGCGCCTGCGCACCTCCGACCCGGTCCGGCTACGGGCCGCGCTGGCCCGGGACGGCTTCGAGCTGGCCTCCTCGGCCGAGGGGCGATGGACCGTCGAGGGCATACAGGCCGAGCGGCTGGGCGCCCTCGCCGCCCGCGAAGGGGTTCCCCTGCTGGAACTGTCCGACGAGCGCGCCTCGCTCGAGCAGGCCTACCTCGACCTCACCGCCGATCACGCGCAGTTCACCGCGACCCACTGA
- a CDS encoding sensor histidine kinase, translating into MKRLLRAPFQPVTYSRWLHLCVPLLLLAVWMFIMPRWPWVPLLLVLPFGLLPWVRLAEGLQARFLLTPYDRDSSDSAISLAPSAHWADRWRTVLWLETRMVIAVGAFGATVLLSAMAVELVATAVGHPPGSDLFLPFVPGRWVAALLVPVPLVVLIAIVALLGELITAAATRLLSPSAAERLTALEARTEQLLERTRIARELHDSIGHALTVAVVQAGAARAAGDPAFTDRALCAIEETGRAALEDLERVLGVLRESGQPPSQGPTLAEADRLLASARASGSAVDAQLTGSLEKLPGPVTREGYRILQEALTNVLRHCGPVPVRVRVEMTAGRLDLEVTNPLPESPGVTAGGGSGLRGIRERAALLGGEAETGLHEGGWRVRARLPLERIR; encoded by the coding sequence ATGAAGCGACTGCTGCGCGCCCCGTTCCAACCGGTGACCTATTCACGCTGGTTGCACCTCTGCGTGCCGCTGCTGCTCCTGGCCGTATGGATGTTCATCATGCCCCGGTGGCCCTGGGTGCCGCTGCTGCTCGTCCTGCCGTTCGGGCTGTTGCCCTGGGTGCGACTGGCGGAAGGTCTTCAGGCGCGGTTCCTGCTCACGCCGTACGACCGCGACTCCTCCGACAGCGCCATAAGCCTGGCTCCGTCGGCCCACTGGGCGGACCGCTGGCGCACCGTGCTGTGGCTGGAGACGCGGATGGTGATCGCGGTCGGTGCGTTCGGCGCCACGGTCTTGCTGTCGGCGATGGCGGTGGAGCTCGTCGCGACAGCGGTCGGCCATCCTCCGGGTTCCGACCTCTTCCTGCCGTTCGTGCCCGGGCGCTGGGTCGCCGCACTGCTGGTGCCCGTGCCGTTGGTCGTCCTCATCGCCATCGTGGCCCTGCTCGGCGAGTTGATCACCGCGGCCGCCACCCGCCTGCTCAGCCCGTCCGCCGCCGAGCGGCTGACCGCTCTGGAGGCGCGCACGGAGCAGTTGTTGGAGCGCACCCGCATCGCGCGGGAACTGCACGACTCCATCGGGCACGCCCTCACCGTGGCCGTCGTGCAGGCGGGCGCGGCCCGCGCCGCGGGTGATCCCGCCTTCACCGATCGGGCGCTGTGCGCGATCGAGGAGACGGGCCGGGCCGCGCTGGAGGATCTGGAGCGGGTGCTGGGGGTGTTGCGGGAGTCGGGACAGCCACCGTCCCAGGGGCCGACGCTGGCGGAGGCCGACCGGCTGCTGGCGTCGGCCCGGGCTTCCGGCTCCGCCGTGGACGCGCAACTGACAGGGTCGCTGGAGAAGTTGCCGGGTCCGGTCACCCGGGAGGGTTACCGGATCCTGCAAGAGGCTCTGACCAACGTCCTGCGCCATTGCGGTCCCGTGCCGGTGCGGGTGCGGGTGGAGATGACCGCGGGCCGGCTGGACCTGGAGGTGACCAACCCCCTGCCGGAAAGCCCCGGGGTCACGGCGGGCGGGGGGAGCGGGCTGCGCGGGATCCGGGAGCGGGCCGCGCTGCTCGGCGGGGAGGCCGAGACCGGTCTGCACGAGGGGGGTTGGAGAGTGCGCGCCCGGCTGCCGCTGGAGCGAATACGCTGA
- a CDS encoding response regulator yields MPVTVLLVDDEPLVRAGLRAVLDAQPDIEVVGEAADGASVIPLVRQLRPDVVAMDVRMPLLDGIEATRAVLRTVDCPPKILVVTTFENDEYVYQALRAGADGFLLKRARPSEIVHAVRLVAEGETLLFPAAVRALAAEYGNRQARAVLERAALTEREEAVLRLMARGLTNVEIAAELIIGTETVKSHVSAILAKLGARDRTQAVITAYESGFVSPA; encoded by the coding sequence ATGCCGGTTACCGTACTGCTCGTCGACGACGAGCCCCTGGTGCGTGCGGGTCTGCGCGCCGTCCTGGACGCCCAGCCCGACATCGAAGTGGTGGGTGAGGCGGCCGACGGGGCCTCCGTGATCCCCCTGGTCCGGCAGCTGCGGCCGGATGTGGTGGCGATGGACGTGCGGATGCCGCTTCTCGACGGGATCGAGGCGACCCGTGCGGTGCTGCGGACGGTGGACTGCCCGCCGAAGATTCTCGTGGTGACCACCTTCGAGAACGACGAGTACGTCTACCAGGCGCTGCGGGCCGGCGCGGACGGCTTCCTGCTGAAGAGGGCCCGGCCTTCGGAGATCGTGCACGCGGTACGGCTGGTGGCGGAGGGCGAGACACTGCTCTTCCCCGCGGCGGTGCGGGCCCTGGCCGCCGAGTACGGGAACCGGCAGGCCCGGGCGGTGCTGGAGCGGGCCGCCCTGACCGAGCGGGAGGAGGCGGTCCTGCGGCTGATGGCGCGGGGGCTCACCAACGTGGAGATCGCCGCCGAGCTGATCATCGGGACGGAGACGGTCAAGTCCCACGTCAGCGCGATCCTCGCGAAGCTGGGGGCGCGGGACCGGACCCAGGCGGTGATCACGGCGTACGAGTCGGGGTTCGTCTCCCCCGCATGA
- a CDS encoding ROK family transcriptional regulator, whose protein sequence is MGQLTGGDPSLLRRINSAVVLRALRTAGSPTLTDLTRLTGLSRPTVEGVVEGLIATGLVVEADAEEGARRQGRPARRFRFRTEAGHLLGIEIGSHRIAVLLSGLDGRVIGAGTKDVAETASADERLEKVRAAVADLLRRAGVPRDSLRAVGVGSPGIVEADGTVRLGTALPGWTGLPLGERLRRSFRCPVQVENDANAAAVAEHWKGAARDTGDMVFVMAGLSPGAGSLIGGRLHRGFGGAAGEIGALHLLGREVTPERLLSTTGEPLHPLDEPAVAEVFAMAKRGDERAVAAVERFLQRLVHDVAALVLAMDPELVVVGGWAAGLDGVLEPLRQELERYCLRPPRVAQSMLGEAAVATGALRLALDHVEEELFAVEKTVTARR, encoded by the coding sequence TTGGGGCAGCTGACCGGCGGGGACCCCTCTCTGCTCCGGCGGATCAATTCCGCCGTGGTGCTGCGCGCACTGCGGACGGCCGGATCGCCGACCCTGACCGACCTGACACGGCTGACCGGGCTCTCCCGGCCGACCGTCGAAGGTGTCGTGGAGGGGCTGATCGCCACCGGGCTCGTGGTCGAGGCGGACGCGGAGGAGGGTGCGCGGCGACAGGGCCGCCCGGCCAGGCGGTTCCGCTTCCGGACCGAGGCGGGGCACCTGCTGGGCATCGAGATCGGTTCGCACCGGATCGCGGTGCTGCTGTCCGGGCTCGACGGCCGGGTCATCGGCGCCGGCACCAAGGACGTCGCGGAGACGGCGTCCGCCGATGAGCGGCTGGAGAAGGTACGGGCGGCCGTCGCCGATCTCCTGCGCCGCGCCGGGGTGCCGCGGGACTCGCTGCGTGCGGTCGGCGTCGGCAGCCCCGGCATCGTGGAGGCGGACGGTACGGTCCGCCTCGGCACCGCGCTGCCCGGCTGGACCGGGCTGCCGCTCGGGGAACGGCTGCGGCGCTCCTTCCGCTGCCCGGTGCAGGTGGAGAACGACGCGAATGCGGCCGCGGTCGCCGAGCACTGGAAGGGGGCCGCGCGGGACACCGGCGACATGGTGTTCGTGATGGCCGGGCTCAGCCCCGGGGCCGGTTCGCTGATCGGCGGCAGGCTGCACCGGGGTTTCGGTGGAGCGGCCGGCGAGATCGGCGCCCTGCACCTGCTGGGCCGCGAGGTCACGCCCGAGCGTTTGCTGTCGACCACCGGTGAACCGCTGCATCCGCTGGACGAGCCTGCCGTCGCCGAGGTCTTCGCGATGGCCAAGCGGGGCGACGAGCGGGCGGTGGCCGCCGTGGAGCGGTTCCTGCAGCGGCTGGTGCACGACGTGGCGGCACTGGTCCTGGCGATGGATCCGGAGCTGGTGGTCGTCGGCGGCTGGGCGGCCGGCCTGGACGGGGTCCTGGAGCCCCTCCGCCAGGAACTGGAGCGCTACTGCCTGCGCCCGCCGAGGGTGGCCCAGTCGATGCTCGGCGAGGCCGCGGTGGCCACCGGCGCCCTACGGCTCGCGCTGGACCACGTCGAGGAGGAGCTCTTCGCGGTGGAGAAGACGGTCACGGCCCGCCGCTGA